Proteins found in one Nostoc sp. NIES-3756 genomic segment:
- a CDS encoding SDR family NAD(P)-dependent oxidoreductase has product MKFLEGKVALVTGATRGLGKGIAIALGEAGATVYITGRRLDNSSGSSDGVAGSLNDTKIAVEEAGGVCIPVQVDHSNDEQVRLLFERIQNEQNGQLDLLVNNAYAGVQALTDAQGKPFWDNDPSLWDACNNVGLRSHYIASVYAAQMMTKRQQGLICTISSWGGMAYLFGAAYGAGKSGCDRLAADMAVELQPYNVTSVGIWPGIVGTELFSRLASDAGNQETTDQKNSFFADRYNWETPLLTGRVIARLAAEKDVINRTGRIQIVAELAKQYGLVDQDGNLPVSLRSLRFLLPLAIPALKKHSWLIPDLKVPWSLLLLTILKSPKI; this is encoded by the coding sequence ATTAAATTCCTTGAAGGAAAAGTAGCATTAGTCACAGGTGCAACAAGAGGTCTAGGTAAAGGAATTGCGATCGCACTTGGTGAAGCAGGAGCAACTGTCTATATTACCGGACGTAGGTTGGATAATAGCTCAGGTTCTAGTGATGGTGTTGCAGGTAGTCTTAATGACACGAAAATAGCTGTGGAAGAAGCTGGTGGTGTCTGTATTCCTGTGCAAGTAGACCACAGCAACGATGAGCAAGTGCGGTTACTTTTTGAGCGTATTCAAAATGAGCAAAATGGACAGCTTGACTTACTCGTTAACAATGCTTACGCCGGAGTTCAAGCGCTTACCGATGCTCAAGGAAAACCCTTTTGGGATAATGATCCAAGTCTTTGGGATGCTTGTAACAATGTAGGTTTGCGTAGCCACTATATTGCCAGTGTCTATGCTGCACAAATGATGACCAAACGCCAGCAGGGACTAATTTGTACAATTTCCTCCTGGGGTGGGATGGCTTACTTATTTGGTGCAGCTTATGGTGCGGGTAAGTCGGGATGCGATCGCCTAGCTGCTGATATGGCGGTAGAATTACAACCTTATAATGTTACTTCTGTGGGAATTTGGCCGGGTATTGTAGGGACTGAACTGTTTTCTCGTTTAGCCTCAGACGCAGGTAATCAAGAAACAACCGACCAGAAAAATTCATTCTTCGCTGACCGTTACAACTGGGAAACACCCTTACTCACAGGAAGGGTAATAGCTAGACTAGCTGCTGAGAAAGATGTGATCAATCGTACAGGACGTATCCAAATTGTTGCGGAACTAGCTAAACAATACGGTCTTGTAGATCAAGATGGTAACTTACCCGTATCACTGCGCTCTCTACGTTTCCTACTACCGTTAGCCATACCCGCCTTGAAAAAGCACTCATGGCTCATACCCGACCTGAAAGTCCCTTGGTCACTCTTATTACTAACTATACTAAAATCACCTAAAATTTAA
- the hemH gene encoding ferrochelatase, producing MGRVGVLLLNLGGPDKLEDVGPFLFNLFSDPEIIRLPFKWLQKPLAWFIASRRTKTSQENYKQIGGGSPLRRITEAQGEALKEQLHQLGQEANIYVGMRYWHPYTEEAIALIAQDNIDNLVILPLYPQFSISTSGSSFRLLERLWQEDPKLQRLEYTVIPSWYKQPNYLQSMAELIGQELDQFPNPDEVHVFFSAHGVPKSYVEEAGDPYQQEIEECTALIMQTLNRPNAHTLAYQSRVGPVEWLQPYTEDALKELGAQGVKDLVVVPISFVSEHIETLQEIDIEYREIAEEAGIHNFRRVPAPNTHPVFIRALADLVIDALNQPSFKLSQAAQMKKRVKMYPPESWEWGMTTSAEVWNGRIAMLGFIALIIELITGHGLLHMVGLLQ from the coding sequence ATGGGTCGTGTAGGCGTATTATTACTCAATCTCGGTGGGCCCGATAAGCTGGAGGATGTAGGGCCGTTCTTGTTTAACCTATTTTCTGATCCAGAAATTATACGCCTGCCATTTAAATGGTTGCAAAAACCCCTGGCTTGGTTTATTGCATCTCGGCGCACCAAGACTTCTCAAGAAAACTATAAGCAAATTGGCGGTGGTTCCCCACTGCGGCGGATTACGGAAGCTCAAGGAGAAGCTTTAAAAGAACAGTTACACCAATTGGGACAAGAGGCAAATATTTATGTAGGAATGCGTTATTGGCATCCTTACACCGAAGAAGCGATCGCACTCATAGCTCAAGATAATATCGACAATTTAGTCATTCTGCCTTTATATCCCCAATTTTCCATCAGCACCAGTGGTTCTAGTTTCCGTTTATTAGAAAGACTGTGGCAAGAAGATCCCAAACTCCAACGTCTCGAATATACTGTCATTCCCTCCTGGTACAAACAGCCCAATTATTTACAATCAATGGCGGAACTTATAGGTCAAGAATTAGACCAGTTCCCCAACCCTGATGAAGTTCATGTCTTCTTCAGCGCCCACGGTGTACCCAAAAGCTATGTTGAAGAAGCTGGCGACCCTTACCAACAGGAAATTGAGGAATGTACTGCATTGATTATGCAAACCCTCAATCGCCCAAATGCTCATACTTTAGCTTACCAGAGTCGTGTCGGCCCCGTTGAATGGCTACAACCTTATACGGAAGATGCGCTTAAAGAACTAGGCGCTCAAGGTGTGAAAGATTTAGTAGTTGTACCTATCAGTTTCGTCTCCGAACACATCGAGACATTACAGGAAATTGACATTGAGTATCGAGAAATAGCCGAGGAAGCAGGAATACACAACTTCCGGCGTGTACCCGCACCTAATACCCATCCGGTGTTTATTAGAGCTTTGGCGGACTTGGTAATTGATGCACTTAATCAACCCAGCTTTAAACTTTCCCAAGCCGCCCAAATGAAGAAACGTGTGAAAATGTATCCTCCAGAAAGTTGGGAATGGGGTATGACCACTAGTGCCGAAGTGTGGAATGGTCGTATTGCCATGCTAGGTTTTATTGCTTTAATTATCGAACTAATTACAGGTCATGGTCTACTACATATGGTGGGGCTTTTGCAGTGA
- a CDS encoding flavin-containing monooxygenase: protein MQKHLIIGAGFVGLGMAQALKAADIPYDQVDASDDIGGNWYHGVYETAHIISSRKVTQFTHFPMPESYPDFPSAQNMRDYLNSFADHFDLRQHIELNKKVSYLRPIENNLWEATFTNGEQRIYKGVLVCNGHHWCKRFPKFEGQFNGEIIHTKDYKHPDQLRGKRVLVIGAGNSACDVAAEAARVATKSVLSMRESVWFIPKTFGGVPVSDRATGVLPEWYQRLMTYVLIRLSFGKHEDYGLPKPQHRIFEKHPTVNSEVPYYIKHGRIIPKPGVSRLDGEEVEFVDGSREAVDLIVCGTGYYVSYPFLPPELQRVEGSVVKCYAGSFLDDYKGIYFIGWFQPRGGVGSLIAALGPLFARYLQLQDEINVPLGLVFQEMGEKLPQTHLFDPQRIFQGFKQANLLYEQLVKKAHQVDSKYPDFSNRQLPPIPANRELQSKVVI, encoded by the coding sequence ATGCAAAAGCATTTAATTATTGGTGCTGGTTTTGTGGGATTGGGAATGGCGCAAGCACTTAAGGCTGCTGATATTCCCTACGACCAAGTGGATGCTAGCGATGATATTGGCGGAAATTGGTATCACGGCGTTTATGAAACCGCACATATCATTTCCTCTCGTAAAGTCACCCAGTTTACCCATTTTCCCATGCCGGAGAGTTATCCCGACTTCCCTAGCGCTCAAAATATGCGGGATTACTTAAACTCTTTCGCTGACCATTTTGATTTACGTCAGCATATTGAACTGAACAAAAAAGTTAGTTATTTACGTCCCATCGAAAACAATCTTTGGGAAGCCACATTTACCAATGGAGAACAACGCATCTATAAAGGCGTGTTAGTCTGCAATGGTCATCACTGGTGCAAACGTTTTCCTAAATTTGAGGGACAATTTAACGGCGAGATTATCCATACCAAAGATTACAAACACCCTGATCAATTACGTGGTAAACGAGTTTTGGTAATTGGTGCTGGTAACTCAGCCTGTGATGTAGCCGCAGAAGCAGCGCGTGTAGCAACTAAATCTGTTTTGAGTATGCGCGAATCAGTGTGGTTCATCCCCAAGACTTTTGGTGGAGTACCTGTAAGCGATCGCGCTACAGGGGTGTTACCAGAATGGTATCAAAGATTAATGACTTATGTGTTAATTCGTCTCAGCTTTGGTAAGCACGAAGATTATGGTTTACCTAAACCCCAGCATCGGATTTTTGAGAAACACCCAACTGTCAATAGTGAGGTTCCCTACTACATCAAACACGGACGCATCATTCCTAAACCTGGTGTAAGTCGCTTGGATGGTGAAGAAGTTGAATTTGTTGATGGGAGTCGAGAAGCAGTTGACCTCATTGTTTGCGGAACTGGTTATTATGTTTCCTATCCCTTCCTCCCCCCTGAACTTCAGCGCGTAGAAGGGTCAGTTGTCAAATGTTATGCAGGTTCGTTTTTAGATGATTACAAAGGGATATATTTTATCGGTTGGTTCCAGCCACGAGGCGGAGTAGGATCGCTAATTGCTGCTTTAGGCCCCCTTTTCGCTCGTTATCTCCAACTCCAAGACGAAATTAATGTACCTCTGGGTTTAGTTTTCCAAGAAATGGGGGAGAAGTTACCACAAACTCATCTATTTGACCCTCAGCGAATTTTTCAGGGATTCAAGCAGGCTAATCTCTTATATGAGCAGTTAGTGAAAAAAGCTCATCAGGTTGATAGTAAATATCCTGATTTTAGTAATCGCCAGCTTCCGCCAATACCTGCTAATAGGGAGTTGCAGTCAAAGGTAGTAATTTAG
- a CDS encoding DUF2808 domain-containing protein has product MMKKLLWLSTLGLAIAATSLPAVAQTQDSPQTPGNQSPELQTQDSPQTPGTQAPTVQPETSTPGTQAPTVQPGTQIQQTTPLDQANYSAPQIKSTSALRDANYISLYTGSQPLAYVTILPPDYISIGDSVTVTDQSGQNIQANVTKEGEKIRINFAQPVAPGSTLEIALTDLAFGYPYPSKSTFNYELAGGYTGFNREIPYGLAQFQVY; this is encoded by the coding sequence ATGATGAAAAAATTACTTTGGTTATCAACTTTAGGTTTAGCGATCGCCGCTACTAGTTTACCAGCTGTAGCCCAAACACAAGATAGTCCACAAACACCAGGAAATCAATCACCAGAACTCCAAACACAAGATAGTCCACAAACACCAGGAACTCAAGCACCAACAGTTCAACCAGAAACTTCAACACCAGGAACTCAAGCACCAACAGTTCAACCAGGAACTCAGATTCAACAAACAACACCCTTAGATCAGGCTAACTATAGTGCGCCTCAAATTAAGAGTACCAGCGCATTACGCGATGCTAATTACATTAGTTTGTATACAGGTAGTCAGCCTTTAGCCTATGTAACAATTTTGCCACCAGACTATATTTCTATTGGTGACAGTGTAACAGTTACAGATCAATCTGGTCAAAACATTCAAGCTAACGTTACTAAAGAAGGTGAGAAAATTAGAATTAATTTTGCTCAACCCGTAGCCCCTGGCAGTACTTTAGAAATCGCCCTAACAGATTTGGCATTTGGTTATCCTTATCCTTCTAAGAGTACCTTTAATTATGAATTAGCTGGTGGCTATACTGGCTTCAATCGAGAAATTCCCTACGGTTTAGCTCAGTTTCAAGTGTATTAA
- the pepE gene encoding dipeptidase PepE, with amino-acid sequence MPKKLLLLSNSTNVGEDYLSYPRQEIKFFLGSYVKKIVFMPFAAVTSTYDQYTERVEQVFRELGYAVDTIHLAENPDESIQNAEAIVIGGGNTFHLLHWLQKHNLIEIIREKVNHGTPYIGWSAGSNVACPTIKTSNDMPIIEPISFQALNLVPFQINPHYTDAVIPNHNGETREQRLKEFLVLNPNVYVVGLQEGTILKIEDSSIRLIGDRKMYVFKFGEEKKQYTNSDDLNFLL; translated from the coding sequence ATGCCAAAAAAATTGTTATTGCTGAGTAATTCAACAAATGTTGGTGAAGACTATTTGTCTTATCCCCGTCAAGAAATTAAATTTTTCTTAGGAAGTTATGTTAAGAAAATAGTTTTCATGCCTTTTGCTGCTGTCACTTCAACGTATGACCAGTATACCGAAAGAGTTGAACAAGTATTTCGAGAACTTGGTTATGCAGTCGATACTATTCATTTGGCTGAAAATCCTGATGAATCAATTCAAAATGCAGAAGCCATAGTAATTGGAGGCGGAAACACTTTTCATTTACTACATTGGTTACAAAAGCATAATCTGATTGAAATTATCAGAGAAAAAGTTAATCATGGAACTCCTTATATTGGCTGGAGTGCTGGTTCTAATGTTGCTTGTCCTACAATTAAAACTAGTAATGATATGCCAATAATCGAACCGATAAGTTTCCAAGCATTAAATTTAGTGCCTTTTCAAATCAACCCTCACTATACAGATGCCGTGATCCCAAATCACAATGGGGAAACAAGAGAACAAAGACTCAAAGAATTTTTGGTTTTAAATCCAAATGTTTACGTTGTAGGGTTACAGGAAGGTACTATATTAAAGATTGAAGACTCATCAATCAGATTAATTGGTGACAGGAAAATGTATGTATTCAAATTTGGAGAGGAGAAGAAACAATATACCAACAGTGATGATTTGAATTTTCTGCTTTAA
- a CDS encoding tetratricopeptide repeat protein, whose product MNADYFFNQGLSDNLSREYQRTATAGTKSTNRRADAENYCKRGVTFSRDLKDYQGAIAFFNLAVEIKPNYAEAYYHRANARYCLADFAGAIADYDRALQINPTYAEYYYCRGNTYLAQGDYDRAIADYISTIEFDPLLASNINEDIAHAYYYRGVQNSDRGNYQEAITDLQQALQWHPYFAAAYSIRGNIYYNLGEYRQAITDHERAVQLDPNLAEAYQNRGNAHYALGAYQKAIADYNRTLEINPNQIGAYYNRGVISFCLNDYEQALADFNQVLKFNPKDAQAYYQRGLIHEAWQDYHKALADYNQALQLNPELAVVYGVRANIHRQLGDYPSALADSNRLLELQPNSAAGYCDRATCRRCLGDYRGAIADYNQALQINPNIAEAYYGRAITHEALKDLIGAIADYTQAIRISPDYAPAYCNRGNARRQLGDAKGALTDYNQTLSINPQLSEAYYNRGSLHYDQKNYRSAIADYTQALQLQPESATYYSDRAHARYALQDYHGAVADYTQAIAINPSYAEDWYNRGRSYLLLGYLEEALADLNQALKFQPHWASAYLLRADILRNRGDYQAAIADFQKSADLYSQEGNTQNYHQILEIIAGLKS is encoded by the coding sequence ATGAATGCTGACTATTTTTTTAACCAGGGATTATCCGATAATTTATCGAGAGAATATCAAAGAACTGCTACTGCTGGCACTAAGTCAACCAATCGGAGGGCTGATGCGGAAAATTACTGTAAGCGTGGTGTTACTTTTAGCCGCGACCTAAAAGATTATCAAGGGGCGATCGCCTTTTTTAATTTAGCAGTAGAAATTAAACCCAATTATGCTGAGGCCTATTATCATCGGGCAAATGCTCGTTACTGTCTAGCAGATTTTGCAGGTGCGATCGCCGATTATGACCGCGCATTACAAATAAATCCTACATACGCAGAATATTATTATTGTCGAGGTAATACCTATTTGGCTCAAGGCGACTATGACCGAGCCATCGCTGACTATATCAGCACTATCGAGTTTGACCCTCTGTTAGCTAGTAATATTAATGAAGATATTGCACACGCTTATTATTATCGGGGTGTGCAGAATAGCGATCGCGGCAATTATCAAGAAGCGATCACAGATTTACAGCAAGCTTTACAATGGCATCCTTATTTTGCCGCAGCTTACAGCATTCGCGGAAATATTTACTATAACTTAGGAGAATATCGCCAAGCCATCACCGACCACGAACGAGCAGTACAATTAGACCCCAACCTAGCAGAAGCTTACCAAAATAGAGGTAATGCTCACTATGCCTTGGGAGCTTATCAAAAAGCAATTGCAGACTACAACCGCACACTAGAAATTAATCCCAACCAAATAGGAGCCTATTATAATCGCGGCGTAATCAGTTTTTGTCTCAACGATTATGAGCAGGCCTTAGCCGATTTCAACCAAGTCTTGAAGTTCAACCCCAAAGATGCACAAGCATATTATCAACGGGGTCTAATTCATGAGGCTTGGCAAGATTATCACAAAGCCTTGGCAGACTATAACCAAGCATTACAACTCAACCCAGAACTAGCGGTAGTCTATGGTGTACGCGCTAATATCCACCGTCAACTAGGAGATTATCCTAGCGCCTTAGCAGATAGTAATCGCTTGCTGGAACTACAACCCAACTCCGCTGCCGGATATTGCGATCGCGCTACCTGTCGTCGGTGTTTAGGTGATTATCGCGGTGCAATTGCCGATTATAATCAGGCATTACAAATTAATCCTAATATTGCTGAGGCTTATTACGGTCGGGCTATTACCCACGAAGCTTTAAAAGATTTGATTGGCGCAATAGCAGATTATACCCAGGCAATCCGCATAAGTCCTGATTATGCCCCAGCTTACTGCAATCGCGGCAATGCCCGTCGCCAGTTGGGAGATGCCAAAGGAGCGTTAACAGACTACAATCAAACCTTGAGTATCAACCCTCAACTGAGCGAAGCTTACTATAATCGAGGTTCCCTGCACTACGACCAAAAAAACTATCGCAGTGCGATCGCCGATTATACCCAAGCTTTGCAACTACAACCTGAATCTGCCACATATTATAGTGATCGCGCCCACGCCCGTTATGCCTTGCAAGACTATCATGGGGCAGTAGCAGACTATACTCAAGCGATTGCCATCAACCCCAGTTACGCGGAAGACTGGTACAACCGTGGTCGTAGCTATTTACTCTTAGGGTATTTAGAAGAAGCACTAGCTGACCTCAACCAAGCCCTGAAGTTTCAACCCCACTGGGCTTCAGCCTATCTCCTACGAGCCGATATTCTTCGCAATCGGGGAGACTATCAAGCGGCGATCGCTGACTTCCAAAAATCTGCTGACCTTTATTCTCAAGAAGGCAACACACAAAATTACCATCAAATCCTCGAAATCATTGCAGGACTTAAATCATAA
- a CDS encoding GAF domain-containing protein, which yields MTDIALPGTIQGVLDKYSEPDALLSALLPILGQVLKCDRCFLYLRHPETKLGKITHIWRRNPDIPDIGNLEWELEPASLPQEDPMFAAALRTDPSIYVEDVETADPTVLNKDFERRSFGHRALIHAHLCHNGQLWGVLQPCVFAQGRVWSDSDRAIVTQLENQLVPAVVEYVKKSIVNSPQSTVHSS from the coding sequence ATGACAGATATAGCTCTACCTGGAACTATCCAAGGTGTTCTCGATAAATATAGTGAGCCAGATGCTCTACTTTCTGCTTTATTGCCAATACTTGGGCAGGTGTTAAAGTGCGATCGCTGTTTTTTATACCTACGCCATCCTGAAACTAAATTGGGTAAAATTACTCACATCTGGCGGCGTAATCCCGATATTCCAGATATTGGTAATCTTGAGTGGGAATTAGAACCTGCATCATTACCACAGGAAGACCCCATGTTTGCAGCCGCGTTGCGAACAGACCCCTCTATTTACGTTGAGGATGTGGAAACCGCAGACCCTACAGTGTTGAATAAGGATTTTGAACGCCGCAGCTTTGGCCATCGAGCGCTGATTCATGCTCACCTATGTCACAATGGTCAACTCTGGGGAGTTTTACAGCCTTGTGTGTTTGCTCAAGGTCGTGTTTGGTCAGACTCAGACCGTGCTATTGTGACTCAGCTAGAAAACCAACTAGTACCTGCGGTTGTCGAATATGTGAAGAAGTCAATAGTCAATAGTCCACAGTCCACAGTCCATAGCTCATAG
- the rpiA gene encoding ribose-5-phosphate isomerase RpiA, with translation MTVSADPVTLMKQEVGKAAAALVKSGSIVGLGTGSTTAYTIQYLGDRLKSGELTDIVGIPTSFQSEVLAKQYGVPLTTLDAVDHIDIAIDGADEVDPHKNLIKGGGAAHTREKVVDYLANQFVVVIDSGKLVDRLGSVFAVPVEVIPMAITPVTNAIKQLGGKPELRMGVKKAGPVITDQGNFVLDVRFDSIDDPVNLEKTLNNIPGVLENGIFVNCADIVLVGEVKDGQPLVRQL, from the coding sequence ATGACCGTTTCAGCAGACCCCGTGACTTTAATGAAGCAAGAAGTGGGTAAAGCCGCAGCCGCCCTAGTAAAATCAGGCTCGATTGTCGGGTTAGGTACAGGGTCAACTACAGCTTACACAATTCAGTATTTAGGCGATCGCCTCAAGTCTGGTGAACTGACAGATATCGTCGGTATTCCTACCTCGTTTCAGTCAGAAGTACTGGCCAAGCAATACGGCGTTCCTCTCACCACCCTTGACGCTGTTGATCATATTGATATTGCCATTGATGGAGCTGATGAAGTTGACCCCCACAAAAACTTAATTAAAGGTGGTGGAGCAGCGCACACCCGTGAAAAAGTAGTTGATTACTTAGCTAATCAATTCGTTGTTGTTATAGACAGTGGTAAATTAGTAGACCGCTTAGGTTCTGTATTTGCAGTACCAGTAGAAGTGATCCCAATGGCAATTACCCCAGTCACCAATGCAATCAAGCAACTAGGTGGTAAGCCAGAACTGCGTATGGGTGTGAAAAAAGCCGGCCCAGTCATCACCGACCAAGGTAACTTTGTCTTAGATGTCCGCTTTGACTCAATTGACGACCCAGTTAACTTAGAAAAAACCTTAAATAATATTCCTGGGGTTCTAGAGAATGGTATTTTCGTCAACTGTGCAGACATAGTATTAGTAGGCGAAGTCAAAGACGGTCAACCATTAGTAAGACAACTATAA
- a CDS encoding DUF4126 domain-containing protein, with translation MIEILATLSASAAAGMRIAIPLLIMGLLQGSNYWSNVPVLSHISAPFLLGCLISWSLVELFASKKLWGQRILQIIQLLLSPLVGGIMALAVVSATITPNWLIVLIGSSLALVLQLVQVGWFYRLRGLPLWAVFLQDMLCVALVLFAFDAPWQGGVIALILLWFAVRSAKEWYQWYHKRL, from the coding sequence ATGATAGAAATCTTAGCGACCCTTTCTGCCTCTGCGGCAGCAGGTATGAGAATAGCTATACCCTTATTAATTATGGGATTGTTGCAGGGCAGTAACTACTGGTCAAATGTTCCTGTTTTATCCCATATTTCTGCACCTTTTCTATTGGGTTGCTTAATCAGTTGGTCATTAGTAGAATTGTTTGCTTCCAAAAAACTATGGGGTCAAAGAATTTTACAAATAATTCAGTTATTATTATCTCCCCTTGTAGGGGGAATTATGGCTTTAGCAGTAGTTTCGGCTACCATAACCCCAAATTGGCTAATTGTTTTAATTGGAAGTTCACTAGCTTTAGTTCTTCAGTTGGTGCAAGTCGGCTGGTTTTATCGCTTGCGTGGTTTGCCACTGTGGGCGGTGTTTCTGCAAGATATGCTCTGTGTGGCTCTAGTGCTTTTTGCCTTTGATGCTCCCTGGCAAGGAGGAGTCATTGCTTTAATTCTGCTGTGGTTTGCAGTTCGTAGCGCTAAAGAGTGGTATCAGTGGTATCACAAGAGGTTGTAG
- a CDS encoding SDR family NAD(P)-dependent oxidoreductase, which produces MTNLNKAVVLITGASGGFGQELTRQLLAAGSRLILTDINEAVLRERVAAIQSEVKTGEVLVCLGSDLSHAQGCDTLYHQVKAFDTPIDILINNAGVGLFGRMDEIPPEKWEYLMQVNLLTPMRLSSLFVADMVERRQGHIVNISSLAGWCAIAGMAHYSASKFGLRGFSEGLFNEVKDYNVKVTAVYPFFSRTPILQSERFGTLAKTFAGLPEHLITDPADVMRATIQGIIKNQLHVFPDPTANRLHLLKRYFPPLVDWINSRMGRSMKNG; this is translated from the coding sequence ATGACTAACCTAAACAAAGCAGTTGTTTTAATTACTGGTGCATCTGGTGGGTTTGGACAGGAACTGACCCGACAGTTGTTAGCAGCTGGTAGCCGACTAATTTTAACAGATATCAATGAAGCTGTTTTGCGTGAGCGAGTTGCAGCAATTCAAAGTGAAGTGAAAACAGGTGAAGTCCTAGTCTGTCTAGGTAGCGACCTTTCTCATGCTCAAGGATGTGACACGCTTTATCATCAGGTGAAAGCCTTCGATACCCCTATTGATATTTTGATTAACAATGCTGGTGTTGGCTTATTCGGAAGAATGGACGAAATTCCTCCAGAAAAATGGGAATATTTGATGCAGGTTAATCTCCTGACACCGATGCGGTTAAGTTCCTTATTTGTAGCTGATATGGTTGAGCGGCGACAAGGTCATATTGTCAATATATCCTCCTTAGCGGGGTGGTGTGCGATCGCAGGCATGGCTCATTATAGTGCTAGTAAGTTTGGTTTACGTGGTTTCAGTGAAGGGCTGTTCAATGAAGTAAAAGACTACAATGTAAAAGTAACAGCTGTTTACCCTTTCTTCAGCCGTACTCCGATTTTGCAGTCGGAACGTTTTGGAACTCTAGCTAAGACTTTTGCGGGTTTACCAGAACACTTGATTACTGACCCAGCTGATGTCATGCGTGCCACAATTCAAGGAATTATTAAAAATCAACTTCATGTATTTCCCGATCCAACTGCTAACAGGCTACATCTTCTCAAACGCTATTTTCCGCCGTTAGTTGATTGGATCAATAGTCGCATGGGTAGGAGTATGAAAAATGGTTGA
- a CDS encoding class I SAM-dependent methyltransferase, whose protein sequence is MATILRDLSYRYQWLYDSISRVAALSVGGEAKFRELALQGLAIQQNTAVLDVCCGSGQATQFLVKYSQNVTGLDASPLSLRRAKQNVPQANYVEAFAEKMPFPDNQFDIVHISAALHEMQPQQLREIIQEVYRVLKPGGVFTLVDFHSPTNPIFWPGLTVFLLLFETETAWQLLKTDLAGLLSEIGFVVNKSSLYAGGSLQVIQANKLSH, encoded by the coding sequence ATGGCAACAATTTTAAGAGACTTAAGTTATCGCTATCAATGGCTATACGATTCTATATCTCGTGTAGCCGCGCTTAGTGTAGGTGGAGAAGCCAAATTTAGGGAATTAGCTTTGCAAGGTTTAGCGATACAGCAGAATACTGCCGTACTGGATGTTTGTTGTGGTAGTGGTCAAGCGACGCAATTCTTAGTGAAATATTCACAAAACGTAACAGGGTTGGATGCTTCTCCCTTATCTTTGCGACGAGCAAAGCAAAATGTACCTCAAGCTAATTATGTAGAAGCTTTTGCCGAAAAAATGCCGTTTCCAGACAATCAGTTTGATATAGTTCATATCAGCGCCGCCTTACATGAAATGCAGCCGCAACAATTAAGAGAAATTATTCAAGAAGTTTATCGAGTGTTGAAACCAGGAGGAGTTTTTACCTTAGTAGATTTTCACTCACCTACCAATCCCATATTTTGGCCTGGGTTGACGGTATTTTTACTCTTATTTGAGACAGAGACAGCTTGGCAATTATTAAAAACTGATTTAGCTGGTTTATTGAGTGAAATTGGTTTTGTAGTGAACAAATCAAGCTTGTATGCAGGCGGTAGTTTACAGGTAATTCAGGCAAATAAACTTAGTCATTAA